Proteins encoded together in one Anaerobaca lacustris window:
- a CDS encoding discoidin domain-containing protein, with protein sequence MRKRNVDSTLKLISLMLLAVALCFGLSCKEKEPGPAPAPQQPAEQTPAATEEPSAAAKLADAVKEEVKEVVEEVKEAVQSTVQMAPLDIQLPKPMFVGTPQDTRVPNLRKPTGKARPPFLAPVGAKLLSLNKPVSASDEEPIIGDIEMITDGDKEAADGSYVELGPFLQWVQIDLEQEAEIAAIVVWHYHKQPRVYFDVVVQISNDKDFITDVKTVFNNDIDNSSGLGIGTDMHYTETSEGELIDCVSQGTPKGRYVRLYSNGNTSNDLNHYIEVDVYGKPVQ encoded by the coding sequence ATGAGAAAGAGGAATGTGGATTCGACGCTGAAATTGATCTCCCTGATGTTGCTTGCCGTGGCGCTGTGCTTCGGCCTGTCCTGCAAGGAAAAGGAGCCGGGTCCGGCACCGGCGCCGCAACAGCCGGCCGAGCAGACGCCCGCTGCGACGGAGGAGCCTTCGGCGGCCGCGAAGCTGGCCGACGCGGTGAAAGAGGAAGTCAAGGAGGTTGTGGAAGAGGTCAAGGAGGCGGTCCAGTCAACGGTCCAGATGGCGCCCCTCGACATCCAACTGCCCAAGCCCATGTTCGTTGGGACGCCCCAGGATACGCGCGTGCCTAACCTCCGGAAGCCTACGGGCAAGGCCCGTCCGCCGTTCCTGGCACCGGTCGGCGCCAAGCTCCTGTCGCTGAACAAGCCGGTTTCGGCCAGCGACGAAGAGCCCATCATCGGTGACATCGAGATGATCACCGACGGCGACAAGGAAGCCGCAGACGGCAGCTATGTCGAGCTGGGGCCGTTCCTGCAATGGGTACAGATCGACCTCGAGCAGGAGGCCGAGATCGCCGCGATCGTGGTGTGGCACTACCACAAGCAGCCGCGCGTGTACTTCGACGTCGTCGTGCAGATTTCCAACGACAAGGACTTCATCACCGACGTCAAGACCGTGTTCAACAATGACATCGACAATTCATCCGGCCTGGGCATCGGCACGGACATGCACTACACCGAGACGTCTGAGGGCGAGTTGATCGACTGCGTCTCTCAGGGCACGCCCAAAGGTCGCTACGTTCGGCTCTACAGCAACGGCAATACGAGCAACGACCTGAATCACTACATCGAGGTGGATGTCTACGGCAAGCCGGTGCAATGA
- a CDS encoding Gfo/Idh/MocA family oxidoreductase, producing MNRRSFLRSTAAAGAGLVVSSSVAAPAGSGNGNDVRVALIGAGAQGEVLLNICLKMGVEAGIRVTAVCDVWEDLNLKRAVGLLGRYGHEAPGYVDYREMLDKEKDLDAVMIATPDVCHAEQAVASLEAGLHVYCEAPMSNTIEGARRMVQAARQAGKQFQIGQQRRSNPRYRHGQTQLLEAANLLGRLTAVNGRWHHPARTDRGWARRWALDEATLGRHGYASMHQFRNWMWYRALGSGPSVDFGVHQIDVINWFLGGPPRTITARGGTYYYDPKTHEWPDTAMAILEYETDEGLVAVSYETLCTNGYGGHVEVFMGDQGTLELSESASRSGVYRDPEAPDWRKWVRLGLLREPGGEDKPQTSAANIDVQETTPPARYEIPITLDVPYHQPHLANFFDAIRGRAELNCSGETAYAGTVTAMKIVEAIENRQTLELTPDAFRV from the coding sequence ATGAACAGACGCAGCTTCCTTCGTTCCACAGCGGCGGCCGGCGCGGGCCTGGTTGTCTCGTCGTCAGTTGCCGCTCCGGCGGGCAGTGGCAACGGCAATGACGTCCGCGTCGCGCTGATCGGGGCCGGCGCCCAGGGGGAAGTCCTGCTGAACATCTGTCTCAAGATGGGCGTTGAAGCCGGCATTCGCGTCACAGCGGTCTGCGATGTCTGGGAGGATCTGAATCTCAAACGGGCCGTCGGTCTGCTGGGCCGTTACGGGCATGAGGCCCCCGGCTATGTGGACTACCGTGAGATGCTCGATAAGGAAAAGGACCTCGATGCCGTGATGATCGCCACGCCCGATGTCTGTCATGCCGAGCAGGCAGTGGCCTCCTTGGAGGCCGGTCTCCACGTCTACTGCGAGGCGCCGATGTCCAACACGATCGAGGGGGCCCGCCGGATGGTCCAGGCCGCGCGCCAGGCCGGCAAGCAGTTCCAGATCGGCCAGCAGCGGCGAAGCAATCCACGGTATCGCCACGGGCAAACGCAGTTGCTGGAGGCCGCCAATCTCCTGGGTCGCCTGACCGCCGTCAATGGCCGGTGGCATCATCCCGCCCGCACGGATCGGGGGTGGGCGAGGCGATGGGCCCTCGATGAGGCGACGCTGGGCAGGCACGGCTACGCCTCGATGCATCAGTTCAGGAATTGGATGTGGTACAGGGCTCTGGGCTCCGGCCCGTCCGTTGATTTCGGGGTCCACCAGATCGATGTGATCAACTGGTTCCTGGGCGGGCCACCCAGGACGATCACGGCGCGGGGCGGCACGTACTACTACGACCCGAAGACGCACGAGTGGCCGGATACGGCGATGGCCATTCTGGAGTACGAGACGGATGAAGGCCTTGTCGCCGTTTCGTACGAAACCCTCTGCACCAACGGCTACGGCGGGCATGTCGAGGTCTTCATGGGCGATCAGGGGACATTGGAGCTGTCCGAATCGGCCAGTCGCAGCGGAGTCTACCGCGACCCCGAGGCGCCGGATTGGCGCAAGTGGGTCCGACTGGGTCTGCTGCGCGAGCCCGGCGGCGAGGACAAGCCGCAGACGAGCGCCGCGAATATCGACGTGCAGGAGACGACACCGCCGGCCAGATACGAGATTCCCATCACTTTGGACGTCCCGTATCACCAGCCGCACCTGGCGAACTTCTTTGACGCGATCCGAGGCCGTGCGGAATTGAATTGCTCCGGAGAAACCGCCTACGCCGGAACGGTCACCGCGATGAAGATTGTCGAGGCGATCGAGAATAGACAGACCCTGGAACTCACCCCCGACGCCTTCCGCGTGTGA
- a CDS encoding S8 family peptidase codes for MFRRFLLVAIVVLSSPICEPQAWAQRSNASVAVMQAAGGRPSGGNRILDPLPRHCPESIIVKFSGDVLEEDRDSILGRYGCFVVQTCEPGMFHRVRIPPGEMPERVVRLLEMEDVVEYAELNHFASLYFVPDDPFYAPYQWNLQNEVSGGINMEAAWDIETGDPNVIVAVLDTGVAYEDHGRFRQAPDLAQTSFVAGYDFVNDDAHPNDDQGHGTHVTGTIAQSTDNARGVAGIAFGCSIMPIKVLDNQGVGSSFDIARGVYHAADNGAHVINMSFGSPDRSRAVEQALVFAYGKGMTIVCAAGNNFVDGNPPSYPAAYDDYCIAVGAVRYDDTRAYYSSTGPHLDVVAPGGDLRVDQNRDGYPDGIIQQTFTVDPSTFNYYFFQGTSSAAPHVSGIAALLISQGVTDPDAVRAAIEGTARDVGPPGWDPEYGWGVVDAHAALLYWMP; via the coding sequence ATGTTCAGACGGTTCTTGCTGGTCGCCATTGTCGTCTTATCTTCACCGATCTGCGAACCCCAGGCGTGGGCCCAGAGGAGCAACGCCTCTGTCGCAGTGATGCAGGCCGCTGGAGGCCGCCCATCAGGCGGCAACCGAATCTTGGATCCGCTGCCTCGGCACTGTCCGGAAAGCATCATCGTCAAGTTCTCCGGGGACGTCCTGGAAGAGGATCGAGATTCGATTCTGGGCCGGTACGGCTGTTTCGTAGTGCAGACCTGCGAACCCGGCATGTTTCATCGAGTGCGCATTCCTCCGGGCGAGATGCCCGAGCGAGTCGTTCGGCTTCTCGAAATGGAGGACGTCGTTGAGTACGCCGAGTTGAACCACTTCGCGAGCCTCTATTTCGTGCCCGACGATCCATTTTACGCTCCCTACCAGTGGAACCTCCAGAACGAGGTGAGCGGCGGGATCAACATGGAGGCGGCCTGGGACATCGAGACGGGCGACCCCAACGTGATCGTCGCCGTTCTCGACACAGGGGTTGCCTACGAGGACCACGGCCGTTTTCGGCAGGCGCCCGACCTGGCGCAGACGTCGTTCGTGGCCGGCTACGATTTTGTCAACGATGATGCCCATCCCAACGACGATCAGGGGCATGGAACGCACGTTACCGGGACCATCGCGCAGAGCACGGACAACGCACGCGGCGTCGCGGGCATCGCCTTCGGCTGTTCGATCATGCCGATCAAGGTGCTCGACAACCAAGGGGTGGGCAGCTCGTTCGACATTGCTCGCGGCGTCTACCATGCGGCCGACAACGGCGCGCATGTGATCAACATGAGCTTTGGCAGCCCCGACCGTTCCCGCGCGGTAGAGCAGGCCCTGGTTTTTGCCTATGGCAAGGGAATGACTATCGTCTGTGCGGCCGGCAACAACTTCGTGGACGGCAATCCGCCGTCCTATCCGGCGGCGTACGACGACTACTGCATCGCGGTCGGTGCCGTCCGATACGATGACACCAGAGCGTATTACTCCAGCACCGGCCCCCATCTGGATGTCGTCGCGCCCGGGGGCGACCTGCGGGTCGATCAGAATCGCGACGGCTACCCGGACGGCATCATCCAACAGACCTTCACGGTCGATCCAAGTACGTTCAACTACTACTTCTTTCAGGGCACCTCCTCGGCGGCGCCGCACGTCAGCGGGATCGCGGCCCTGCTGATCTCCCAGGGCGTGACGGACCCGGATGCTGTCCGCGCCGCGATCGAAGGCACAGCGCGGGACGTAGGACCGCCCGGCTGGGACCCGGAGTACGGCTGGGGTGTGGTCGATGCGCACGCGGCCCTGCTGTATTGGATGCCGTAG
- a CDS encoding enterotoxin has translation MNRGTILVLIAVSLLPSAARAAAAGPTRTEIAGDTVTLENDALAVTWEIGQRRLRPLAIRDKLSNRVIETIGEAFVIALSNGRSIKASQLEMVEAPRIRNLPAQPDAPRLADRLAGQSVTARFRDTENGPYIQWQAVLRDGTHYVRQSLTLRAGGESLPIESITLVDLVCPDARVAGTVAGSPVVAESMFFAYEHPNSASVVRADNGSDDAPRHVTCRLTRNMPLDSDRPLIQSSVIGVVPPGQLRRAYRQYIELERPRPYRPFLHYNSWYDIAWADRKMDERQCREVIEQFGQELTRNRGVNLDSFVFDDGWDDNKTLWGFHEGFPNGFGPLVPLAKRYDSAVGVWLSPWGGYDGAKTERLEYGRTQGFETNRHGFSLAGPKYYARFRDVCAQMIEEYDVNYFKFDGVGIGNDRDGADAEFLPDIEGLLRLCTELRALRPDVYLSITTGTWPSPHWLLYGDSIWRNGLDCGFHGAGTMRQRWITYRDMITYRMIVQRAPLYPLNSLMVQGICYAQLGTATQMASDLGDLVDEIRMLFGSGTQLQELYVTPAMMTPAMWDALAEAAAWSRRNADVLVDVHWIGGDPGNGEPYGYASWSPRKGILVLRNPGETKTRFDVDVQTAFELPAGASARYRLKQPWKTIEDSAEITLEAGRRHTFDLEPFAALVFEALPVK, from the coding sequence ATGAATCGAGGAACCATTCTTGTACTGATCGCAGTCTCTCTTCTGCCTTCGGCCGCTCGTGCGGCAGCGGCCGGGCCGACACGAACCGAGATCGCCGGCGACACGGTCACGCTGGAGAACGATGCCCTGGCCGTCACGTGGGAGATCGGACAGAGAAGACTGCGCCCGCTGGCGATCAGAGACAAGCTCTCGAACCGCGTCATCGAGACCATCGGAGAAGCGTTCGTCATAGCGCTGTCGAATGGACGCAGCATCAAGGCCTCGCAGCTTGAGATGGTCGAGGCGCCACGGATTCGGAACCTGCCGGCCCAACCCGATGCTCCGAGACTGGCCGACCGCCTGGCGGGACAGTCCGTGACGGCACGGTTTCGAGATACCGAGAACGGACCGTACATTCAATGGCAGGCCGTGCTCCGAGACGGCACGCATTACGTTCGACAGTCGCTGACGCTGCGCGCGGGCGGCGAGTCGCTCCCCATAGAGAGCATCACGCTGGTCGATCTGGTTTGCCCCGACGCCCGTGTGGCCGGTACGGTGGCCGGTTCGCCCGTCGTGGCTGAGAGCATGTTCTTCGCCTACGAACATCCGAATTCAGCAAGTGTCGTTCGTGCCGACAATGGGTCCGACGATGCACCGAGGCACGTGACATGCCGTCTTACGCGCAACATGCCATTGGACTCGGATCGACCGCTGATCCAGTCGTCTGTCATCGGCGTCGTTCCGCCCGGACAACTGCGACGGGCCTACAGGCAATACATCGAACTGGAGCGCCCGCGACCTTATCGCCCCTTCCTGCACTATAACTCCTGGTACGATATCGCCTGGGCCGACCGGAAGATGGACGAGCGGCAATGCCGAGAGGTGATCGAGCAATTCGGTCAAGAGCTGACGCGGAATCGCGGGGTCAATCTCGATTCGTTTGTCTTCGACGACGGCTGGGACGACAACAAGACGCTGTGGGGCTTTCACGAAGGTTTTCCCAACGGGTTCGGCCCGCTCGTGCCGCTGGCGAAGAGATATGACTCGGCGGTCGGCGTCTGGCTGTCTCCCTGGGGCGGGTACGATGGTGCCAAGACGGAACGGCTGGAGTACGGCCGAACGCAGGGATTCGAGACCAATCGCCACGGATTCTCCCTGGCCGGACCGAAGTACTACGCGCGCTTTCGCGACGTGTGCGCGCAGATGATCGAAGAGTACGACGTCAACTACTTCAAATTCGACGGCGTGGGAATCGGCAACGACCGAGACGGCGCCGACGCCGAGTTTCTGCCCGACATCGAGGGACTGCTGAGACTCTGCACCGAGCTGCGGGCGTTGCGGCCCGATGTGTACCTGAGCATCACGACAGGCACCTGGCCGTCGCCGCACTGGCTGCTCTACGGTGATTCCATCTGGCGTAACGGCCTCGATTGCGGCTTCCACGGCGCCGGCACGATGCGCCAGCGCTGGATCACCTACCGCGACATGATCACGTATCGCATGATCGTCCAGCGCGCGCCGCTGTATCCGCTCAACTCCCTGATGGTCCAGGGCATCTGTTACGCTCAGCTTGGCACCGCGACGCAGATGGCCAGCGATCTGGGCGATCTGGTGGACGAGATCCGCATGCTGTTCGGTTCGGGAACACAACTCCAGGAGCTGTACGTCACGCCGGCGATGATGACGCCGGCGATGTGGGACGCATTGGCGGAAGCCGCCGCCTGGTCGCGCCGCAACGCCGACGTCTTGGTGGATGTGCACTGGATCGGCGGCGACCCAGGCAACGGCGAACCCTATGGCTACGCTTCGTGGTCGCCTCGCAAGGGCATTCTCGTGCTTCGCAACCCGGGCGAGACGAAGACCCGTTTTGACGTGGATGTCCAGACGGCGTTCGAACTGCCTGCGGGGGCCTCAGCACGTTACCGGCTGAAGCAACCTTGGAAGACCATTGAGGATTCGGCTGAGATTACGCTAGAGGCGGGTCGGCGGCATACATTCGACTTGGAGCCCTTTGCAGCGCTCGTCTTCGAGGCGCTGCCTGTGAAGTAG
- a CDS encoding FAD:protein FMN transferase, which produces MTGKPDNPQRSFVRSDWASVPDVHRFAHRAMATTFEVVVQHENKVYAQQAADATFDELDRIEHELSRYVENGDVARINNLPAGQTLLLGLDTFECLRISARVHAQTGGAFDVTVGLLVDCWRDKDKKPRTPSPEELAFAREHTGMSLLHLDANQYTVQLAASPIRVDLGGVGKGYGVDRMAATLRDWSIERALIHGGFSSVLALDAPQGAAGWPVTLSDPRDRSRTLARLNLKHVAVSGSGLEKGKHIIDPRIGRPIDGKIAAWSVAPDAATGDALSTAFMVMTVEEVQAYCARHTGVAGLLILPTDPDVQRDERIVAVGPWREGELVY; this is translated from the coding sequence ATGACAGGCAAGCCGGACAACCCGCAGAGGTCGTTCGTCCGCAGTGACTGGGCCTCGGTCCCCGATGTGCATCGGTTCGCCCACCGCGCGATGGCGACGACGTTCGAGGTCGTTGTTCAGCACGAGAACAAGGTCTATGCACAACAGGCGGCCGATGCCACCTTCGACGAGCTGGACCGGATCGAGCACGAGCTGAGTCGCTACGTCGAAAACGGCGACGTGGCGCGCATCAACAATCTCCCTGCCGGCCAGACGCTTCTGCTCGGCCTCGATACGTTCGAATGCCTCCGGATCAGTGCAAGGGTGCACGCGCAGACCGGGGGAGCCTTTGATGTGACGGTCGGCCTGCTTGTGGATTGCTGGCGCGACAAGGACAAGAAGCCTCGGACCCCGTCGCCGGAAGAGTTGGCGTTTGCACGCGAGCACACCGGCATGTCCCTGTTGCATTTGGACGCGAATCAATACACTGTGCAACTGGCGGCCAGTCCCATTCGCGTGGACCTCGGAGGCGTGGGCAAGGGCTATGGCGTGGATCGCATGGCCGCGACACTGAGAGACTGGAGCATCGAGCGGGCGCTGATTCACGGAGGGTTCAGCTCGGTCCTTGCGCTCGACGCGCCGCAAGGCGCCGCCGGATGGCCGGTGACGCTGAGCGACCCGCGCGATCGGAGTCGGACGCTCGCGCGTCTGAATCTGAAACACGTTGCGGTCAGCGGGTCCGGATTGGAGAAGGGCAAGCACATCATCGACCCGCGAATCGGCCGGCCGATCGACGGGAAGATCGCTGCCTGGTCGGTTGCACCCGATGCGGCGACGGGCGATGCCCTCTCGACGGCCTTCATGGTAATGACGGTTGAGGAGGTTCAGGCCTACTGCGCGAGGCACACGGGGGTTGCCGGCCTGCTCATCTTGCCGACCGATCCCGACGTGCAACGGGACGAGCGTATCGTCGCCGTCGGGCCCTGGCGAGAAGGCGAACTGGTCTATTAG
- a CDS encoding flippase activity-associated protein Agl23: protein MIRRSWAPFEKGAGLYGFVIFVVALGALATRVPRLPIRPMHTDEAVHADKFRDLLEAGKYEYDPHEYHGPTLNYLTLIPAWLRGQQEYAEITEATLRIVPVVFSVALIGLTGFLAGGLGPAVMAAALFTAVSPAMFFYSRYYIQEMLLICFTFGAIVSGYRYMRTKALVWMVAAGVSLGLMHATKETCIIAFGGMGLAAGLLVLVHIVRERSWRAGFAGVRCGHVVVGLVAAVGISALFYSSFFTRSQGIWDSYLTYATYLARGGGHDTTHVHPWHYYLQMLAFARYEGGPVWSEGATLLLAVVGLIVAVRGKPVCGMDPTLLRFIAIYTVALTVVYSAIPYKTPWCLLGFLHGMILLAGAGAVALLSWMRRPATRMAVAALLVVAAGHLAFQSYRGSFTCHADSRNPYVYAHTTEDIFAVADAIREYAGVGGLGESVPIQVACSGKDYWPLPWYLRSYAVAWSVELPPKIGPLIVISDDLEGALARRLYVETPAEDRRMYMYLFDDPYYMWLRPQVKLLGFVRKDVWELLQQRPDPTELLKDMHDRQAGQPAEVVRPQ, encoded by the coding sequence ATGATACGGCGAAGCTGGGCCCCTTTCGAGAAAGGGGCCGGACTATACGGATTCGTGATCTTCGTCGTGGCACTCGGGGCATTGGCGACCCGAGTGCCACGACTGCCAATACGGCCCATGCATACCGATGAGGCCGTGCATGCGGACAAGTTCCGCGATCTTCTGGAAGCGGGCAAGTACGAGTACGATCCGCACGAGTATCACGGCCCGACGCTGAACTACCTCACTCTGATCCCCGCCTGGCTTCGCGGCCAGCAGGAATACGCGGAGATCACAGAGGCAACACTTCGCATCGTTCCGGTCGTCTTCAGCGTGGCCCTGATCGGCTTGACTGGATTCCTTGCAGGGGGACTGGGACCAGCGGTGATGGCGGCGGCCCTCTTCACGGCCGTCTCGCCTGCGATGTTTTTCTACAGTCGCTACTACATCCAGGAAATGCTATTGATCTGCTTCACCTTCGGCGCCATCGTCTCGGGCTATCGCTACATGCGGACGAAGGCGCTTGTGTGGATGGTGGCGGCCGGCGTCTCGCTGGGGCTGATGCATGCGACGAAGGAGACGTGTATCATCGCGTTCGGTGGCATGGGCCTGGCCGCGGGACTTCTGGTTCTGGTCCATATCGTCAGAGAGAGATCTTGGCGCGCTGGTTTCGCCGGCGTGCGGTGCGGGCATGTCGTCGTCGGTCTGGTCGCCGCCGTCGGCATCTCGGCTCTCTTCTATTCCTCGTTCTTCACCCGGTCGCAGGGGATTTGGGACTCGTACCTGACATACGCGACGTACCTGGCCCGAGGCGGCGGGCACGACACCACGCACGTTCATCCGTGGCACTACTACCTCCAGATGCTCGCTTTCGCCAGATACGAGGGCGGCCCGGTCTGGAGCGAAGGGGCGACCCTCCTGCTGGCGGTCGTGGGGCTTATCGTGGCCGTTCGAGGCAAGCCCGTCTGTGGCATGGACCCGACCCTGCTGCGGTTTATTGCGATTTACACGGTGGCCTTGACGGTGGTCTATTCCGCGATCCCCTACAAGACACCCTGGTGCCTGCTGGGCTTCCTGCACGGGATGATTCTCCTGGCCGGCGCCGGCGCGGTCGCACTGCTGAGCTGGATGCGCCGGCCCGCCACCCGCATGGCAGTTGCCGCGCTGCTGGTCGTCGCGGCGGGGCACCTGGCCTTCCAGAGCTATCGTGGCAGCTTCACCTGCCACGCCGACAGCCGCAATCCGTATGTCTACGCGCACACGACCGAGGATATCTTCGCGGTGGCAGACGCTATTCGGGAGTACGCCGGTGTGGGCGGACTGGGCGAATCGGTGCCGATCCAGGTGGCGTGCTCGGGCAAAGACTACTGGCCGCTGCCCTGGTACCTTCGGTCCTATGCCGTTGCCTGGTCGGTCGAGCTTCCGCCGAAGATCGGACCGTTGATCGTCATCTCGGATGATCTGGAAGGCGCCCTGGCTCGGCGGCTCTACGTTGAGACGCCGGCCGAGGACCGCCGGATGTACATGTACCTGTTCGACGATCCCTACTACATGTGGCTGCGTCCTCAGGTCAAACTGCTCGGCTTCGTTCGCAAGGACGTCTGGGAACTCCTCCAGCAGCGGCCGGACCCGACCGAACTGTTGAAGGACATGCATGACAGGCAAGCCGGACAACCCGCAGAGGTCGTTCGTCCGCAGTGA
- a CDS encoding glycosyltransferase, with translation MDLSIVIPAYEESRKIARDIEAAAQFLKGNALAGEIIVVDDSSQDNTAEVARKVGVPAEVRLDVLRYEPHRGKGCAVRTGMTATTGRYVMFADCGLCIPYGNALQGLEMLQTDQCDIAHGSRRLIASDILRDQPWHRRLFSRTFKAVVRTLLGVPRQLSDTQCGFKMYKGDVARTLYGQCVTDGFMFDIEIILRAIRQGYRISEFPVEWACDLDSRLSVTRTPWPVLAELLELRRALSQNNPDVGQDGADPHPKASS, from the coding sequence ATGGATTTATCGATCGTCATACCGGCCTATGAAGAGAGCAGGAAGATCGCCCGTGACATCGAGGCCGCCGCACAGTTTCTCAAGGGCAACGCTCTCGCCGGCGAGATCATCGTGGTCGACGACAGCAGCCAGGACAACACAGCGGAGGTCGCGAGGAAGGTCGGCGTCCCCGCGGAGGTCCGTCTCGACGTCCTGCGCTACGAGCCGCATCGCGGCAAAGGCTGCGCCGTCCGGACGGGCATGACAGCCACGACGGGCCGGTACGTCATGTTCGCCGACTGCGGCTTGTGCATCCCCTACGGCAACGCCCTTCAGGGGCTCGAAATGCTCCAGACGGATCAGTGCGACATCGCGCACGGCTCCAGGCGACTGATCGCCAGCGACATCCTCCGAGACCAGCCCTGGCACCGCCGTCTGTTCTCGCGCACGTTCAAAGCCGTGGTCCGGACCCTCCTCGGCGTCCCCCGGCAACTGAGCGATACGCAATGCGGTTTCAAGATGTACAAGGGCGACGTCGCCAGGACCCTGTACGGCCAATGCGTCACCGACGGGTTCATGTTCGACATTGAGATCATCCTGCGGGCAATCCGCCAAGGGTATCGCATCAGCGAGTTTCCCGTCGAGTGGGCCTGCGACCTGGACAGTCGGCTGTCGGTCACGCGAACGCCCTGGCCCGTGCTGGCGGAATTGCTCGAACTGAGACGAGCGCTGTCGCAGAACAATCCCGACGTCGGTCAGGACGGCGCCGATCCGCATCCGAAGGCGTCGAGCTAA
- a CDS encoding uroporphyrinogen decarboxylase family protein: MTSRERLMATLEGRAVDRPAVSFYEVGGLTMDPSDPDPFNIYRDPSWQPLLALAEERTDLIRMRSPVRAQSHQAWDSPQAASEGPRSEFFAIERYLDRGCRITRTTLTIAGRVMTGLTRRDPDVDTVWTAEHLLKSPEDVGAYLQLPDEVFAETIDVSPLIEEEKRLGERGIVMVDTEDPLCAAATLFSMEDFTILAMTQQDLFHRLLEKHARFIQYRTEQVARQFPGRLWRIYGPEFATQPYLPPHLFDEYVVRYTGPMIEAIHRSGGFARVHIHGRIRNVLNSVVRMGADAIDPIEPPPQGDVDLAFVRTKYGKSLVLFGNIEIADVESAEPDRFEKIVRKALADGTRGPGRGFVLMPSACPYGRTVSARTLRNYETMIRCVEDF; encoded by the coding sequence ATGACGTCGAGAGAGAGACTGATGGCGACGTTGGAGGGTCGAGCCGTAGATCGACCGGCTGTCAGCTTCTATGAGGTCGGCGGCCTGACGATGGACCCGTCCGACCCCGACCCGTTCAACATCTATCGCGACCCCTCCTGGCAGCCGCTGCTGGCGCTGGCTGAGGAGCGGACCGACCTGATCCGCATGCGAAGTCCCGTGCGAGCGCAGTCGCATCAGGCGTGGGACTCGCCACAGGCTGCTTCAGAGGGACCACGCAGTGAATTCTTCGCGATCGAGCGGTATCTCGACCGGGGCTGTCGAATAACGCGGACGACGCTGACAATCGCCGGCCGGGTCATGACGGGCCTGACGCGCCGAGATCCCGATGTCGATACCGTGTGGACCGCCGAGCACCTGCTCAAGAGCCCCGAGGATGTGGGAGCGTATCTCCAGTTGCCCGACGAAGTCTTCGCCGAGACAATCGACGTGTCGCCTCTGATCGAGGAGGAGAAGCGTCTGGGCGAGCGCGGCATCGTCATGGTGGACACCGAAGACCCGCTCTGCGCGGCCGCCACCTTGTTTAGCATGGAGGATTTCACGATCCTTGCCATGACACAACAAGACCTGTTCCATCGCCTGCTGGAGAAACATGCTCGATTCATTCAATACCGAACCGAACAGGTCGCGCGGCAGTTCCCCGGGCGTCTATGGCGCATCTACGGCCCGGAGTTCGCGACGCAACCCTATCTTCCGCCGCACCTGTTTGATGAGTATGTCGTCAGGTACACCGGACCGATGATCGAAGCGATTCATCGCAGTGGCGGCTTCGCGAGGGTTCACATTCATGGCCGGATTCGAAATGTCCTGAACTCGGTGGTGCGAATGGGCGCCGACGCGATCGACCCGATCGAGCCGCCCCCGCAGGGCGACGTGGACCTGGCCTTCGTCCGGACCAAATACGGCAAGAGCCTGGTGCTGTTCGGGAACATCGAAATCGCCGACGTCGAGAGCGCCGAGCCGGACCGGTTCGAGAAGATCGTGCGGAAGGCCTTGGCCGATGGGACGCGCGGACCAGGTCGCGGATTCGTGCTGATGCCGTCGGCGTGCCCCTACGGCCGGACGGTCAGCGCGCGGACCTTGAGAAACTACGAAACGATGATACGTTGTGTCGAGGACTTCTGA